In one Streptomyces sp. NBC_00597 genomic region, the following are encoded:
- a CDS encoding branched-chain amino acid aminotransferase: protein MTTPTIELKPSSNPLSDAEREAILASPGFGRHFTDHMVTIKWTEGRGWHDAELVPYAPLSMDPANMTLHYAQTIFEGLKAYRQPDGTVATFRPQANAERFQASARRMAMPELPADLFIEACDALIKQDSAWVPSSGEASLYLRPFMFASEVGLGVRPANEFLFMVIASPAGAYFPGGVKPVSVWLSEEYVRAVKGGTGAAKTGGNYAASLVAQAQAASHGCDQVVWLDAVEHRWIEEMGGMNLYFVYGDRIVTPELTGSLLPGITRDSLLTIARDLGYTAEEGRISTEDWKRDNENGTLTEVFACGTAAVITPVGSVKSERANWTQGSGEPGEVTMKLRKALLDLQTGHTADAHGWMHPLG from the coding sequence ATGACGACGCCCACGATCGAGCTCAAGCCCTCCTCGAACCCGCTGTCCGATGCGGAGCGAGAGGCGATCCTGGCCAGCCCCGGCTTCGGCCGCCACTTCACCGACCACATGGTGACGATCAAGTGGACTGAGGGTCGCGGCTGGCACGACGCCGAGCTGGTCCCGTACGCGCCGCTTTCGATGGACCCGGCGAACATGACCCTGCACTACGCGCAGACGATCTTCGAGGGCCTCAAGGCCTACCGCCAGCCCGACGGCACCGTCGCGACGTTCCGCCCGCAGGCCAACGCCGAGCGCTTCCAGGCCTCCGCCCGCCGCATGGCGATGCCGGAGCTGCCGGCCGACCTCTTCATCGAGGCGTGCGACGCGCTCATCAAGCAGGACAGCGCCTGGGTGCCTTCCTCCGGTGAGGCCTCCCTGTACCTGCGGCCGTTCATGTTCGCGTCCGAGGTCGGCCTGGGCGTCCGCCCGGCCAACGAGTTCCTGTTCATGGTCATCGCCTCGCCCGCCGGCGCGTACTTCCCCGGCGGCGTCAAGCCCGTCTCCGTCTGGCTCTCCGAGGAGTACGTCCGCGCGGTCAAGGGCGGTACGGGTGCGGCCAAGACCGGCGGCAACTACGCGGCCTCCCTCGTGGCCCAGGCCCAGGCCGCCTCGCACGGCTGCGACCAGGTCGTCTGGCTCGACGCCGTCGAGCACCGCTGGATCGAGGAGATGGGCGGCATGAACCTGTACTTCGTGTACGGCGACCGCATCGTCACTCCCGAGCTGACCGGCTCGCTCCTGCCGGGCATCACCCGCGACTCCCTCCTCACCATCGCCCGCGACCTCGGCTACACCGCCGAGGAGGGACGCATCTCCACCGAGGACTGGAAGCGCGACAACGAGAACGGCACCCTGACCGAGGTGTTCGCCTGCGGCACCGCCGCCGTCATCACCCCGGTCGGCTCGGTCAAGTCCGAGCGCGCGAACTGGACCCAGGGCAGCGGCGAGCCCGGCGAGGTCACCATGAAGCTCCGCAAGGCGCTGCTGGACCTCCAGACCGGTCACACCGCCGACGC